In one window of Chitinophagales bacterium DNA:
- a CDS encoding TonB-dependent receptor, producing MLRRKLLQFLLAVMLPALAWAQNTTSSMSGSVKTSSGEPLVGATVTAIHEPTGTKYRVQSRTGGRFDISNMNAGGPYTVEVSFVNFAVEKKGDVYLSLGETYKVDFVMFNQAKELGNVTVTGTRKTTEISGKGGTETLISREKMQNLPSVGRNLYDFLRNVPQAKVTSGEGITIAGQNNRYNSFYVDGAVNNDVFGLSANGTNGGQTGLSPLSIDAIDQFQVVISPYDASLGNFTGGGINAVTRSGTNRTEGSVYYFTRNQDLAGKNPLVAKELATKLPDFTNSLYGFRVGGALKKNKLFYFINAELERNTRPQPFEFSQYTGNTKDINTINSLVNTLKTTYGYDPGGFLNNEEKTNADRITVRLDWNINDRHKLSASNRYTKLERFNTSGSNAGTINFYNNGFYFPNRTNSTSLELKSLVGNKGASNRLLVTYTDVLDDRDPIGDPFPRVRINDGSGAFVFGPDNSSTINLLKQKNFSIFNIFKFNLGKHSMSTGVDYEYNDVFNAFVQNTFGNYTFANLNDFLTGARPQTYTLGVPYDRVFTDDTKAGAGFKIAKGSFFLNDEIRPSENLTLNFGIRADYYRLLSIPWTDDFTNTTALPVFASNYDLQGARSGMRPKFPIAISPRFGFTYKIPEENVVIRGGMGIFTGRIPLVWPGGIFNNNGIFQSGYTANSSQNVAAWNQIRFRANPYQQWLPSEVGISTSKGGLNLISEEFRMPQLFRTSLAIDKKFNNGWNMTLEGLYSQNINEIYYTNINLRQPQGVSTGAGARTVYPAPVTLPIVGTSNPYDNAILLTNNNGPKGFAYNLAATVSKRTRDGFFFEANYSFGNSVVVNEATSSVNLSQWRFMETVNGRNTIGRSNSDFSQGHRIFAIASKKFTYANKALATTITLTYQGQSGNPFSYVYAQNSMTRDDGPAGGNDLIYIPTAGDLQQLLAGGQILSTTVAGVTYTGAQQVAALNSYIAKDNYLNNNRGKFAERNASRLPFTNILNLKVAQDFNIKMGKQRYQFQLTYEVANFTNMLNRNWGRTYFMSNDQFGLIQFRGYQTGTLNPTYSFNPTIVNPWNNSTSVVPEFSNRWISQLGIRFNFN from the coding sequence ATGCTTAGGAGAAAGTTATTACAATTTTTACTGGCTGTTATGCTCCCCGCTTTAGCTTGGGCACAGAACACGACCAGTAGCATGAGTGGTTCAGTAAAAACAAGTTCTGGAGAGCCTCTCGTTGGCGCAACAGTAACTGCCATACATGAACCCACAGGAACGAAATACCGCGTACAGAGCCGTACGGGTGGACGTTTTGACATTAGCAATATGAACGCAGGCGGCCCTTACACTGTAGAGGTTAGCTTCGTGAATTTTGCAGTAGAAAAGAAAGGTGATGTTTACCTGAGCCTTGGTGAAACCTACAAGGTTGATTTCGTCATGTTCAACCAAGCCAAGGAACTCGGCAACGTAACTGTTACCGGTACTAGAAAAACAACTGAAATTTCTGGTAAAGGCGGTACTGAAACGCTGATCAGCCGTGAGAAAATGCAGAACCTGCCTTCAGTAGGTCGTAACCTGTACGATTTCTTGCGTAATGTACCTCAGGCTAAAGTAACCAGCGGTGAAGGTATTACGATTGCAGGTCAGAACAACCGTTACAACTCCTTCTATGTAGATGGTGCTGTAAACAACGATGTATTTGGCTTGTCTGCAAACGGTACCAACGGTGGTCAAACTGGTTTGTCTCCGCTCTCTATCGATGCGATTGACCAGTTCCAGGTAGTAATTTCTCCTTATGATGCTTCTCTCGGTAATTTTACCGGTGGTGGCATTAACGCAGTAACCCGTTCTGGTACAAACAGAACCGAGGGATCTGTTTACTACTTTACAAGAAACCAGGATCTGGCTGGTAAAAACCCATTGGTTGCAAAAGAACTCGCTACCAAGCTCCCAGATTTTACTAACTCATTGTATGGTTTCCGTGTAGGTGGTGCATTGAAGAAGAACAAACTGTTCTATTTCATCAACGCTGAATTAGAAAGAAACACACGTCCTCAGCCTTTTGAATTCTCTCAGTATACTGGTAACACCAAAGACATCAACACCATTAATAGTCTGGTGAACACACTGAAGACTACCTATGGTTATGATCCAGGTGGTTTCCTGAATAACGAAGAGAAGACAAATGCTGATCGTATCACAGTTCGTTTGGACTGGAACATCAACGACAGACACAAACTGTCTGCATCTAACCGTTACACTAAACTGGAGCGTTTCAATACTTCAGGTAGTAACGCAGGTACAATCAACTTCTACAACAACGGTTTCTACTTCCCCAACAGAACTAACTCAACTTCTTTGGAATTGAAGAGCTTGGTTGGCAATAAGGGCGCAAGCAACCGTTTATTGGTTACTTACACAGATGTATTGGATGATCGTGATCCTATCGGTGATCCATTCCCACGTGTTCGTATCAACGATGGTTCTGGTGCTTTCGTTTTTGGCCCAGACAACAGCTCAACCATCAACTTGCTTAAGCAAAAGAACTTCAGCATCTTTAATATATTCAAATTCAACCTTGGCAAACACTCAATGAGTACAGGTGTTGATTATGAATACAATGATGTGTTCAACGCTTTCGTACAAAACACTTTCGGCAACTACACATTTGCTAACCTGAACGATTTCCTTACTGGCGCAAGACCTCAGACTTATACTTTGGGCGTACCTTACGACCGTGTATTTACTGATGATACAAAAGCAGGTGCCGGATTCAAGATTGCCAAGGGTTCATTCTTCCTGAACGATGAAATCAGACCAAGCGAAAACCTGACTTTGAACTTTGGTATCAGAGCAGACTACTACAGATTATTGTCTATTCCTTGGACAGACGATTTCACAAACACGACAGCTTTACCAGTATTTGCATCTAATTACGATCTCCAGGGTGCTCGCTCAGGTATGAGACCTAAGTTCCCAATCGCGATCTCTCCTCGTTTCGGTTTCACTTATAAGATTCCAGAAGAGAACGTAGTGATCCGTGGTGGTATGGGTATTTTCACTGGTCGTATTCCTTTGGTATGGCCTGGTGGTATCTTCAACAACAATGGTATCTTCCAGAGTGGTTATACAGCTAACTCAAGCCAGAACGTAGCAGCTTGGAACCAGATTCGCTTCAGAGCTAATCCTTACCAGCAGTGGTTACCTAGCGAAGTAGGTATCTCTACTTCTAAAGGTGGTTTGAACCTGATTTCTGAAGAGTTCAGAATGCCTCAGCTGTTCAGAACTTCATTGGCTATCGATAAGAAGTTCAACAACGGCTGGAACATGACTTTGGAAGGTTTGTACAGCCAGAACATTAATGAGATCTACTATACAAACATCAACCTGAGACAACCTCAGGGTGTTTCAACAGGTGCTGGCGCAAGAACAGTTTACCCTGCTCCTGTTACATTACCAATTGTTGGTACTAGCAACCCTTATGATAACGCTATCCTGTTAACAAACAACAACGGTCCTAAAGGTTTTGCTTACAACCTGGCAGCTACCGTAAGTAAGCGTACCCGCGATGGTTTCTTCTTCGAAGCGAACTATAGCTTTGGTAACTCTGTAGTGGTGAATGAAGCAACAAGCTCTGTTAACCTGAGCCAGTGGAGATTCATGGAAACAGTAAATGGCAGAAATACTATTGGCCGTTCAAACTCTGATTTCAGCCAGGGTCACAGAATCTTTGCTATCGCTAGCAAGAAGTTCACTTATGCAAACAAAGCGCTGGCTACAACTATCACCCTGACTTATCAAGGTCAGTCTGGTAACCCATTCAGCTATGTGTATGCTCAGAACTCTATGACTCGTGATGATGGTCCTGCAGGTGGTAATGATTTGATCTACATCCCAACTGCTGGTGATTTACAGCAACTGTTGGCAGGTGGTCAGATTCTGTCTACAACTGTAGCTGGTGTTACTTATACTGGTGCTCAGCAGGTAGCAGCCCTGAACTCATACATCGCAAAAGATAACTACCTCAACAATAACAGAGGTAAGTTTGCAGAAAGAAACGCTTCACGTCTGCCTTTCACCAATATTCTGAACCTGAAAGTGGCTCAGGATTTCAATATCAAGATGGGCAAGCAGCGTTATCAGTTCCAGTTAACTTATGAAGTTGCCAACTTCACAAACATGCTGAACAGAAACTGGGGTCGTACTTACTTCATGTCAAACGATCAGTTTGGTCTGATCCAGTTCCGTGGATACCAGACAGGTACACTCAACCCAACTTACTCTTTCAACCCAACTATCGTGAACCCTTGGAACAACAGTACATCTGTAGTACCTGAGTTCTCTAACCGTTGGATCAGCCAGCTGGGTATTCGCTTCAATTTCAATTAA
- a CDS encoding ribulose-phosphate 3-epimerase: MALIAPSLLSANFLQLEADCQMLNKSEADWFHLDVMDGRFVPNISFGLPVIEHIRKATTKICDVHLMILEPGQYAEAFKKAGADILTVHVEACPHLHRNIQQIKSLGMKAGVAVNPHTPVSGLEDIIQDIDLVCLMSVNPGFGGQQFIPHTLQKIKSLKALIQQTGSSALIEIDGGVTLDNAASIIAAGADVLVAGNTVFKSADPVATIATLKKIG; encoded by the coding sequence ATGGCCCTGATTGCCCCATCCTTACTGAGTGCGAATTTTCTTCAACTGGAAGCCGATTGTCAGATGCTGAATAAAAGCGAAGCTGACTGGTTTCATTTGGATGTGATGGATGGACGATTTGTACCCAATATTAGTTTTGGATTGCCTGTGATTGAGCATATCAGAAAAGCCACCACAAAAATCTGCGATGTACACCTGATGATTCTGGAGCCTGGTCAATATGCAGAAGCTTTCAAAAAAGCAGGTGCCGATATACTTACGGTGCATGTTGAAGCTTGCCCACATCTACACAGAAATATTCAGCAAATCAAATCGCTGGGCATGAAAGCAGGTGTGGCAGTAAATCCACACACACCCGTATCCGGCCTTGAAGACATTATACAGGATATTGACCTTGTTTGTCTGATGAGTGTGAACCCAGGTTTTGGCGGCCAACAATTCATCCCGCACACACTGCAAAAAATCAAATCGCTGAAAGCCCTGATTCAGCAAACAGGCTCCAGTGCATTAATTGAAATAGACGGAGGAGTTACTTTAGACAATGCTGCATCCATCATAGCTGCCGGTGCAGACGTATTGGTTGCCGGTAATACTGTTTTCAAATCGGCGGATCCTGTTGCAACCATTGCTACACTCAAAAAAATCGGTTAA
- a CDS encoding carboxypeptidase regulatory-like domain-containing protein, whose product MLSKQIIKLIILFLLPFAAVAQVTNSSITGTIKDPKGGALEGATITATHLPTGTVYKTASIKGGVFTISNARIGGPYKILFQFAGYKEQTLENITLQLGEPYSVNVVAGEDFKELTSVTVTGAARRYRSQADKTGASTVIGSEQLRNVPNFSRNLVDFTALTPQAGANNSFGGRDGRYNNIQIDGANLNNNFGLRSDPLPGGSISSPIPLDAIEEISVNIAPFDIRQSGFTGAGINAVTKSGTNNFKASLYTFQRTQDMNGKKVRDSVLPPLQVNKVNFYGVTFGGPIIKNKLFFFVNGELERREFPGIIWRAQGGTGGLNQSNVPIDSLRALSNYLSTRHGYNTGAFDNFPNYKADNYKIVAKIDWNINSMHKATFRYTDYVNNNDEQLNGNSIINQGGFNVQRIGNTPTSIGTSLPNSRFGAFSMSFANSIYRFKNIVRSGTFELNSTRGKLSNQFLATFSYTRATRTTPSVDFPFVDIFNGNGQNQLSFGLEPFSYNNDVINRVFSVTNNTTYTAGKHTLIAGLTYEQQYVGNSFMPGAQSYYAFNSLRDFLTDQAPVFYAYTYSLVPGKSQVYSAELKVGQWGGYLQDEINVNKDLKVTLALRGDLPVYFKGPLGNPNIDALQFPGQDGQMRNYSTYKWPQQRLLLSPRVSVRWDVEGDKSLVIRGGTGVFTGRIPFVWLTNMPTNAGTAQFQGAISNSSSAGAATLAGIRFDPRLDRWKSLLPTPASGAPVNFVLIDPQFKFPQIWRTYFAIDKRLPNDVNLTLEGSIATDINAVQMRNAALKAPNATFTGMDSRPRYDNGGNTSLNNSLRRIYPNIQQAIVLENTARKGLSTFMTVSANKRWKSGLYASVAYTYSSASELTGNPGAQAGSAWGGIAGVGTPNMLEYGDNSDLRPHRVVALLSYRKEYFKHFASTFTFFYDYASMGNFSFRYNNDMNNDGQNGGDLLYVPTNASQLNFAPITGATPFSAQQQIDAFNQFINNNYYLKKKKGGYVERNAAYLPYFHSLNFSFRQDVAFFTSKSGKKNVLQFNLDMFNVLNFLNKNWGTREFVLVGDPLVLAGVGGQTGFTSFPAGQPVYRMRVVNGSLPTKPYEYSYNTGSVWGMQLGLRYNFN is encoded by the coding sequence ATGCTGAGCAAGCAAATCATCAAACTCATCATCCTGTTCTTACTGCCATTTGCTGCAGTAGCACAGGTAACCAACAGTTCCATCACAGGAACTATCAAAGATCCCAAAGGCGGCGCCTTGGAAGGAGCCACCATTACGGCAACCCACCTCCCTACTGGTACTGTTTACAAGACAGCATCGATCAAAGGCGGTGTTTTCACCATCTCCAACGCCCGTATTGGCGGACCTTACAAAATCTTATTCCAGTTTGCCGGTTACAAAGAGCAAACTCTGGAAAACATTACCCTTCAACTGGGTGAGCCCTATTCTGTGAATGTAGTTGCAGGAGAAGATTTCAAAGAGCTTACATCTGTAACTGTAACAGGTGCTGCAAGACGTTATCGCTCTCAAGCAGATAAAACCGGTGCTTCTACTGTGATTGGTTCAGAACAGTTAAGGAATGTGCCGAACTTCTCCAGAAACCTGGTAGATTTTACAGCCTTAACACCTCAAGCTGGCGCAAACAATAGCTTTGGCGGTCGTGATGGTCGTTACAACAATATCCAGATTGATGGTGCCAACCTGAATAACAACTTTGGCTTGCGCAGCGACCCACTGCCTGGTGGTTCTATTTCTTCTCCTATTCCTTTGGATGCGATTGAAGAAATTTCTGTGAATATTGCGCCGTTTGATATCCGCCAATCAGGTTTTACAGGAGCAGGTATCAACGCAGTTACTAAGAGCGGTACCAATAACTTCAAAGCTTCTTTGTACACTTTCCAGCGTACACAGGACATGAATGGTAAAAAAGTGCGCGACTCTGTTTTGCCTCCATTGCAGGTGAATAAAGTAAACTTCTATGGTGTAACCTTCGGTGGTCCAATCATCAAGAACAAATTGTTCTTCTTTGTAAACGGTGAATTGGAAAGACGTGAATTCCCAGGTATTATCTGGCGTGCTCAAGGTGGTACAGGCGGACTGAATCAATCCAATGTTCCTATTGACTCACTCCGTGCTTTGTCCAATTATTTGTCCACCAGACATGGCTACAATACAGGCGCATTCGACAACTTCCCTAACTATAAGGCCGACAACTACAAGATTGTAGCTAAAATAGACTGGAACATCAACAGTATGCACAAAGCCACGTTCCGTTATACAGACTATGTAAACAATAATGACGAACAGCTTAACGGTAACTCAATCATCAACCAAGGTGGTTTTAATGTACAGCGTATAGGCAATACCCCTACTTCTATTGGTACATCGCTGCCCAATAGCCGCTTTGGCGCATTCTCTATGTCTTTTGCAAACTCTATCTACAGATTTAAAAACATTGTGCGCAGTGGTACTTTCGAATTGAATAGTACAAGAGGCAAACTGTCTAACCAGTTTCTTGCTACTTTCTCATATACAAGAGCTACACGTACAACACCATCTGTAGATTTTCCTTTTGTTGATATCTTCAATGGCAATGGTCAGAACCAACTCAGTTTTGGTCTGGAACCATTTTCTTACAATAACGATGTAATCAACCGTGTTTTCAGCGTTACAAATAACACAACTTATACTGCTGGTAAGCATACTTTGATTGCTGGTCTTACTTACGAACAGCAGTATGTAGGTAACAGCTTTATGCCTGGCGCACAAAGCTATTATGCATTCAACAGCTTACGTGATTTCCTGACTGATCAGGCGCCTGTTTTTTATGCCTATACATACTCGCTTGTACCAGGCAAAAGCCAGGTATATTCTGCTGAATTGAAAGTTGGACAGTGGGGTGGATATCTTCAGGACGAAATCAATGTAAACAAAGACCTTAAAGTAACATTGGCTTTAAGAGGTGATTTACCTGTGTACTTCAAAGGTCCATTGGGTAATCCAAATATTGACGCATTACAGTTCCCTGGACAAGATGGACAAATGCGCAACTATTCTACTTACAAATGGCCTCAGCAACGCCTTTTACTCTCACCACGAGTTAGTGTTCGTTGGGATGTAGAAGGTGATAAATCACTCGTCATCAGAGGTGGTACAGGCGTATTTACTGGCCGCATTCCATTTGTTTGGCTTACAAACATGCCAACAAACGCTGGTACTGCTCAGTTCCAGGGCGCCATATCCAACTCTTCATCTGCAGGTGCAGCAACATTGGCCGGCATCCGCTTTGATCCAAGACTTGACAGATGGAAAAGCTTATTGCCAACACCAGCCAGCGGCGCTCCAGTTAACTTTGTATTGATTGATCCTCAATTTAAGTTCCCTCAAATCTGGAGAACCTATTTCGCCATTGACAAGCGTTTACCGAACGATGTAAACCTGACACTGGAAGGCTCTATTGCTACTGATATCAATGCAGTACAAATGAGAAACGCTGCTTTGAAAGCACCCAATGCAACTTTCACGGGCATGGATAGCAGACCCCGCTACGACAATGGTGGTAATACAAGTTTGAACAACTCACTGCGTAGAATTTATCCTAACATTCAGCAGGCAATTGTTTTAGAGAACACAGCTCGCAAGGGTCTTTCTACTTTCATGACAGTTTCTGCGAATAAGCGTTGGAAGAGTGGATTATATGCATCTGTTGCCTATACCTATTCATCAGCTTCTGAGCTTACAGGAAACCCTGGTGCACAAGCTGGTAGTGCATGGGGTGGTATTGCAGGTGTTGGTACTCCAAACATGTTAGAGTATGGTGATAACAGTGATTTACGACCACATAGAGTTGTAGCATTACTTTCATACAGAAAAGAATACTTCAAGCATTTCGCATCAACCTTTACTTTCTTCTACGATTATGCGAGCATGGGTAATTTCAGTTTCCGTTACAACAACGACATGAACAATGATGGTCAAAACGGTGGCGATCTGCTGTATGTGCCAACCAATGCAAGTCAGCTGAATTTTGCGCCAATTACAGGTGCAACACCATTCAGTGCACAACAACAAATTGATGCATTTAACCAGTTCATCAATAATAACTACTATTTAAAAAAGAAGAAAGGTGGTTATGTTGAGCGTAACGCTGCTTACCTGCCTTACTTCCACAGCTTGAACTTCAGCTTCAGACAAGATGTTGCTTTCTTCACCAGCAAGTCAGGAAAGAAAAATGTACTGCAGTTCAACCTTGACATGTTCAATGTCTTGAACTTCCTGAATAAGAACTGGGGCACACGCGAGTTTGTTCTGGTTGGTGATCCACTCGTATTAGCAGGCGTTGGTGGCCAAACTGGCTTCACCAGTTTCCCAGCAGGTCAGCCTGTATACAGGATGCGTGTTGTAAACGGAAGCTTACCAACAAAACCATATGAATACAGCTACAACACAGGTAGTGTATGGGGTATGCAGTTGGGCCTTCGCTACAATTTCAATTAA
- a CDS encoding bifunctional 3,4-dihydroxy-2-butanone-4-phosphate synthase/GTP cyclohydrolase II, which yields MLNTISSAIEAIRSGEMIIVVDDEDRENEGDFIVAARFASPEVINFMSREGRGLICAALTEDRCRELQLEPMVRSNTSLHETAFTVSVDLIGQGTTTGISASDRSKTIQALIHPETKPEDLGRPGHIFPLRAKDGGVLRRAGHTEATVDLARLAGLEPAGVLVEVMNEDGTMARLPQLLEIAKKFNLKIISIKELIEYRLKTDSLIEEIVRVDMPTQYGHFTLAAFREKQTGAEHLALVKGSWKEGEPVLTRVHSSCFTGDILGSFRCDCGDQLHKAMQMVEAEGRGVILYMNQEGRGIGLINKLKAYHLQEQGYDTVEANLKLGFGMDERDYGVGAQILRYLGVTKLRLMSNNPRKRAGLKGYGLELVEVVPIKIHANPYNEKYLKTKRDKLGHEIMDEK from the coding sequence ATGTTAAACACCATTTCCTCAGCTATTGAGGCCATCCGGTCAGGAGAGATGATCATCGTTGTAGATGATGAGGACAGAGAGAATGAAGGCGATTTTATCGTGGCAGCACGATTTGCGAGCCCTGAAGTCATCAATTTTATGAGTAGGGAGGGGCGTGGCCTAATTTGCGCAGCGCTTACGGAAGACCGATGCAGGGAGCTTCAGTTGGAGCCAATGGTGCGTTCCAATACCTCTTTGCACGAAACAGCTTTTACCGTTTCAGTTGACTTAATTGGTCAGGGAACCACAACCGGGATTTCCGCAAGCGATAGATCCAAGACCATTCAGGCGCTGATTCATCCGGAAACCAAGCCAGAAGATCTTGGCAGGCCAGGGCATATATTCCCCCTTAGAGCAAAAGACGGGGGTGTTCTTCGCCGGGCAGGCCATACAGAGGCAACAGTTGATCTGGCAAGGCTTGCCGGATTGGAACCCGCCGGTGTTTTGGTGGAAGTGATGAATGAAGACGGTACTATGGCCCGTTTGCCGCAATTACTAGAGATTGCCAAGAAGTTTAATCTCAAGATTATCTCGATAAAGGAGTTAATTGAATACAGACTTAAAACTGATTCACTCATTGAGGAAATTGTGCGCGTAGATATGCCTACTCAGTATGGCCATTTTACGCTGGCGGCTTTCAGAGAAAAGCAAACTGGTGCCGAACACCTAGCACTTGTAAAGGGAAGCTGGAAGGAAGGAGAGCCTGTACTTACCAGAGTGCATAGTAGTTGTTTTACTGGTGATATTCTGGGTAGTTTCCGTTGTGATTGTGGAGATCAGTTGCACAAAGCCATGCAGATGGTGGAAGCTGAAGGAAGGGGTGTAATTCTGTACATGAATCAGGAAGGCCGTGGTATAGGCCTGATTAATAAATTAAAAGCCTATCATTTGCAGGAACAAGGCTATGATACCGTTGAAGCAAACCTAAAACTGGGCTTCGGTATGGATGAGCGCGATTACGGTGTTGGCGCACAAATACTGCGCTATCTCGGTGTTACCAAGCTCAGATTAATGAGTAACAATCCACGCAAGCGTGCAGGTTTGAAGGGGTATGGATTAGAATTGGTGGAAGTAGTGCCTATTAAAATACATGCAAATCCTTACAACGAAAAATACCTTAAGACCAAGCGTGATAAACTTGGCCATGAAATAATGGATGAGAAATGA
- a CDS encoding PhoH family protein, with the protein MTETIINLETVNPIEFFGVNNGKLDLLKKKFPLLKILSRGSQIKLSGAPEQIESAKEKIGLIVQYLERNGHLSENYFEQILGGDDAETIDNFVDRNPNDILVFGPNGKTVRARTQNQKKMVAAADRNDVVFAIGPAGTGKTYTAVALAVRALKNKMVKKIILTRPAVEAGESLGFLPGDLKEKIDPYLRPLYDALDDMIPADKLGYYMSTRTIEIAPLAYMRGRTLDNAFIILDEAQNTNDLQLKMFLTRIGANAKAIITGDPTQIDLPRNQHSGLNKAIRILQNIDGIAHIQLDEEDVVRHRLVKAIIKAYDREKEREEKE; encoded by the coding sequence TTGACAGAAACAATTATCAACCTCGAAACGGTTAATCCCATTGAATTTTTTGGTGTCAACAACGGCAAGCTCGATTTACTCAAGAAAAAATTTCCACTACTGAAAATCCTCTCCAGAGGCTCTCAGATCAAACTGAGTGGTGCGCCTGAGCAGATTGAATCTGCTAAGGAGAAGATCGGTCTCATTGTGCAGTATCTGGAAAGAAACGGACATCTGAGCGAAAACTATTTTGAGCAAATTCTTGGCGGCGACGATGCTGAAACAATTGACAATTTTGTTGACCGTAACCCCAATGACATTCTTGTATTTGGCCCCAATGGTAAAACTGTTCGCGCCAGAACACAGAATCAAAAGAAAATGGTGGCAGCAGCAGACAGGAATGATGTTGTGTTTGCGATTGGTCCTGCCGGTACTGGTAAAACCTATACTGCTGTTGCATTGGCCGTACGTGCTTTGAAGAATAAGATGGTTAAGAAAATCATCCTCACAAGACCTGCTGTTGAAGCCGGCGAAAGCCTTGGTTTTTTGCCAGGCGACTTGAAGGAAAAGATTGATCCATACCTGCGTCCGCTGTATGATGCTTTGGATGATATGATACCAGCAGATAAGCTCGGCTACTACATGAGTACACGCACCATCGAAATCGCACCTCTGGCATACATGCGTGGCCGTACTTTGGACAATGCTTTCATCATTCTGGATGAAGCGCAAAACACCAATGATCTGCAGCTCAAAATGTTTTTGACTCGTATCGGCGCCAATGCAAAAGCCATCATTACAGGTGACCCTACTCAGATTGACCTGCCCAGAAACCAACATAGTGGTTTGAACAAGGCCATTCGCATTTTACAAAACATCGATGGCATAGCGCATATTCAATTGGACGAGGAAGATGTAGTAAGACACCGACTGGTAAAAGCCATTATCAAAGCCTACGACAGAGAGAAGGAAAGAGAAGAAAAAGAATAG
- a CDS encoding tetratricopeptide repeat protein: MKRWILYCTLTLAACQNSSVEAEKKSNKTKIENQDPQVAAFEKLLQQFPDSNEIRAQYVQYLDSTAQYPKALEQSAILLRSDSLNAGLWFFTAGLAEKAKDTGLAIKAYINSLKIYNKNPEALLYLAHLLAEQKNPSCLDLCKELDQLRIGQPYYTHANFIRGLFYARTGKPEAAKQFFQSCINTDFRYTRAHLEMVFLDYDQGKYPEALAYITKVQPLIPTDPDLFYWRAKCEEQAGQKDAAIKHYEAALLIDPKMTQASEALDRLKK; encoded by the coding sequence ATGAAAAGATGGATTTTGTATTGCACACTCACTTTAGCAGCCTGCCAGAATAGTTCAGTAGAAGCTGAAAAAAAGAGCAATAAAACAAAGATTGAAAATCAGGATCCGCAAGTGGCTGCTTTTGAAAAATTATTGCAACAATTTCCAGACAGCAATGAAATTAGGGCTCAATATGTCCAATACTTAGACAGTACAGCACAATATCCGAAAGCGCTGGAGCAGTCAGCAATCTTATTACGCTCAGACTCCCTAAATGCAGGATTATGGTTTTTCACCGCAGGCTTAGCCGAAAAAGCAAAAGACACTGGGCTGGCGATAAAAGCTTATATCAACTCACTCAAAATTTACAACAAGAATCCTGAAGCATTATTATACTTGGCACATTTACTTGCTGAGCAGAAAAACCCATCCTGCCTTGACCTGTGCAAGGAGCTGGATCAACTGAGAATTGGACAGCCCTACTACACCCATGCCAACTTTATTCGTGGTTTGTTTTACGCAAGAACCGGTAAACCAGAAGCAGCAAAGCAGTTTTTTCAATCCTGCATCAATACAGATTTCCGATATACACGTGCACATCTTGAGATGGTATTCCTTGATTACGATCAGGGCAAGTATCCTGAAGCGTTGGCCTACATAACGAAAGTGCAGCCTTTGATTCCAACAGATCCTGATTTATTTTACTGGAGAGCCAAATGCGAGGAACAAGCTGGGCAAAAAGATGCGGCTATCAAACACTATGAAGCTGCGCTACTGATAGATCCAAAAATGACTCAGGCAAGTGAAGCTTTGGACAGATTGAAAAAATAA